From the Lathyrus oleraceus cultivar Zhongwan6 chromosome 4, CAAS_Psat_ZW6_1.0, whole genome shotgun sequence genome, one window contains:
- the LOC127137668 gene encoding uncharacterized protein LOC127137668 yields MVVANAANIINNNDRDHYNAKPPIFDANPEGNTLARSVVFDQQNKDFKNHHKPRTILLNVISYIEYEKITHMDSAKSIFDSLRMTHEGNAQVKETMALALIQKYKACIIEDDEKGETMFSRFQMLVARLKTMDKGYSTTDHVNKIIRSLPKKWRPMVNSLKLEKDLNSVSLKELVSYLRSHEIKLEEDEKRGKSVTLKSKPEKTISYQVEEELEGSDEDSKDDDELSLISKRVN; encoded by the exons ATGGTTGTTGCTAACGCTGCTAACATTATTAATAATAATGATAGAGATCATTACAATGCAAAACCACCTATttttgatg CAAATCCTGAAGGAAATACTTTAGCAAGAAGTGTTGTGTTTGATCAACAGAATAAAGACTTCAAGAATCATCATAAACCCAGAACCATATTGCTTAATGTTATCTCTTATATagagtatgagaagataacacACATGGATTCTGCCAAATCCATCTTTGACTCTTTGAGAATGACTCATGAGGGaaatgctcaagtaaaggagacaatGGCCTTGGCCTTAATCCAAAAATATAAGGCTTGCATAATCGAAGATGATGAAAAAGGTGAGACTATGTTCTCTAGGTTTCAGATGCTTGTCGCAAGGCTTAAAACTAtggacaaagggtattctacaACTGATCATGTCAATAAaattatcagaagtcttcccaaaaaatggagacctatggtaaaTTCCTTGAAGCTGGAAAAGGATCTCAACAGCGTCAGTCTTAAAGAACTTGTTAGTTATTTAAGAAGTCATGAGATTAAGCTAGAAGAAGATGAGAAGAGAGGTAAATCTGTAACTCTAAAATCCAAGCCTGAGAAGACTATATCATATCAAGTTGAGGAAGAATTagaaggatctgatgaagactcaaaAGATGATGACGAGCTGTCTCTAATCTCAAAGAGAGTCAACTGA
- the LOC127137669 gene encoding pectinesterase inhibitor 10-like, producing MAMILKDTSGVAQSSIVSGKLPFGSTSLNSNSMSSEMILPIPHPSQSSVSEPISIPPPESNPSISTPIIEITPSISNHIIENIIPPPSSPPQLQISPISPPPNVNAPQPTNPNFTTPKTSPARSVCEGHISDSTPEGIFNFELEIT from the exons ATGGCAATGATTCTGAAGGATACTTCAGGAGTTGCCCAGTCTTCCATAGTTTCTGGTAAACTTCCTTTTGGTAGCACTTCTTTAAATTCTAATTCAATGTCTTCTGAAATGATCTTACCAATCCCCCATCCATCTCAATCCTCTGTGTCTGAACCAATCTCAATTCCACCACCAGAATCAAACCCATCAATATCAACCCCAATCATAGAAATTACACCATCAATATCAAATCACATAATAGAAAATATT ATACCACCACCTTCATCTCCTCCGCAGTTACAAATTTCACCCATCTCACCACCACCAAATGTTAATGCTCCCCAACCAACTAATCCAAATTTTACAACACCTAAAACGTCTCCCGCAAGAAGTGTTTGTGAAGGACACATTTCTGATAGCACTCCTGAAGGAATATTCAATTTTGAACTAGAAATCACCTGA